A single Pelotomaculum isophthalicicum JI DNA region contains:
- a CDS encoding CARDB domain-containing protein: MKSVKTMSLVMLLALVLMGAAYAVWAEDITINGNVQTGYLDTVFTAATSNDPGVSVDPGKTLNVGRTEVPTVIGADGVKDIGVDVTNAYPGYNATVNYTIKNNGTIPVKVTEVIDKSGNEAELSLASTLTPNTVIAAGATYNASIAHTLTDAAQQEQNYHYKVTITATQAQ; this comes from the coding sequence ATGAAAAGTGTCAAAACGATGAGTTTGGTTATGCTGCTTGCCCTGGTCCTGATGGGCGCCGCCTACGCCGTGTGGGCCGAGGACATCACCATTAACGGCAATGTCCAGACAGGTTACCTGGATACCGTGTTTACAGCCGCGACTTCCAATGACCCGGGCGTATCCGTTGACCCCGGCAAGACGTTAAACGTGGGCCGTACTGAAGTGCCCACCGTTATCGGCGCGGATGGAGTCAAAGATATCGGAGTGGACGTGACCAACGCCTATCCCGGCTACAACGCGACAGTCAATTATACCATTAAAAATAACGGCACCATTCCTGTTAAAGTGACTGAGGTTATAGATAAATCAGGCAACGAGGCCGAGCTTAGCCTGGCTTCCACTTTAACGCCCAATACTGTCATCGCCGCGGGCGCCACCTATAACGCCAGCATTGCCCACACGCTTACCGACGCCGCCCAACAGGAGCAAAATTATCATTACAAAGTCACCATCACCGCCACCCAGGCCCAGTAA
- a CDS encoding chitobiase/beta-hexosaminidase C-terminal domain-containing protein, with protein MTNPTTFTVVQLQAMDAQYKLIEQPYSTINTWPTKKFYRATGVKLQHLLDLAGITASAKQLKFYTTDGFAITLTRQELLQDTRYYYPNFKNVDPGDSDGYKFNEDSDNNAAAVEPILAYSSASGGANDTSPPQASSMNGDSALLLIFGQRAVSEQTNTFFLKYVNRIEVFTTQPDQWDSSIQASPASGPPPANGQVALSIPGAPDNGQEDTDKIYYTTDGSTPTLNSPIYNWIGSRWWVDRAAVLNTINHPITVGTTGETAIKAVRIGPPGYTPSNSGKTNSDVQTFVYTNRAKGDIDYDGYIDVTDLGIMIDIISAEYTPNDFEFYAADINSDGYVDVTDYGMLIDLISG; from the coding sequence GTGACGAATCCCACGACCTTTACCGTGGTCCAGCTCCAGGCCATGGACGCGCAATACAAACTTATTGAACAGCCGTACAGCACCATCAACACCTGGCCCACCAAGAAATTTTACCGGGCCACGGGGGTCAAACTGCAGCACCTGCTGGATTTGGCGGGGATAACAGCGTCCGCCAAACAGCTTAAATTCTACACGACCGACGGTTTTGCAATAACCCTGACCCGCCAGGAGTTATTGCAGGACACGCGCTATTACTACCCGAATTTCAAGAACGTTGATCCCGGCGACAGCGACGGTTATAAGTTCAATGAAGACTCCGACAACAACGCGGCGGCGGTGGAGCCCATCCTCGCCTATTCCAGCGCCAGCGGCGGAGCGAATGACACTTCCCCTCCCCAGGCGTCAAGCATGAACGGCGACAGCGCCCTGCTCCTGATCTTCGGGCAGCGGGCGGTCAGCGAGCAAACCAATACTTTCTTTTTAAAGTATGTGAACAGGATCGAAGTGTTCACCACCCAACCGGATCAATGGGACAGCTCCATTCAGGCCAGTCCGGCCAGCGGGCCGCCCCCGGCCAACGGGCAGGTAGCGTTGTCCATACCCGGCGCCCCGGACAACGGGCAAGAGGACACGGATAAGATTTACTACACCACCGACGGCAGCACCCCGACCCTGAACAGCCCGATCTATAACTGGATCGGCAGCCGGTGGTGGGTAGACCGGGCGGCTGTTCTGAACACGATCAACCACCCGATCACCGTCGGCACTACCGGTGAAACAGCGATCAAGGCCGTCAGGATCGGCCCCCCCGGCTATACGCCCAGCAATTCCGGCAAAACGAACAGCGACGTGCAAACCTTCGTCTACACCAACCGCGCCAAAGGTGATATCGACTACGACGGCTACATCGATGTCACAGACCTGGGGATAATGATCGACATTATCAGTGCCGAGTATACCCCTAATGATTTTGAGTTCTACGCCGCTGATATCAACTCCGACGGCTACGTCGATGTCACGGATTACGGGATGCTTATTGACTTGATCTCAGGCTAG
- a CDS encoding fibronectin type III domain-containing protein has protein sequence MSNKTWRILLTVTFIMAMLFSVGMAAHADESTVVTIGNVVGGPGTEIQVPVYLNSTGNVAVGQFDMYYDSALLTYTGYSRGDLVASTSHSFIVSNPSTGPKRTRVIISSNPKAAIPAGSGTLIILRYQVAAGAQPGQSCALQLINNPPTSTLKLNDVNNAVIPTTWYDGQFSVPGGGSITLSVDPAAVTLNVGATRAITATVDPNDATLSYSSSNEAVAAVDTTGTITALSPGDADITVTASKAGYTTATATVAVTVNAPADTEAPAWPEGSILTAAASGGSVDLSWPAATDNVGVTGYQVYQNSALVDTVSGATRNYNVTGLIPGSYTFSVKAVDAATNTSAALDANASVALATDKTLQIFGTGVNHDVNINATDWAGFTLQDRYYSSNNSYNFHKIVKTRGYSLWDVIGTDNLKTDQDYDVTFIASDGFKTVRKVSQLNGYFYYPDLYTEASKVTVGPMLDFYKAELVSVQANPLTGPVIWSDRELAAGDADSGAVRVVFGQANASDKNESRWAKYVVKILVGQDAVAPAWPEGSALTAAASGTSVALSWPAATDDVGVTGYNVYQGETLLTETPITTTSYNVTGLAPGSSYTFSVKAVDAAGNASAPLTADATTALGAITLSASPASAALIAGNTQAITATVDPADASLSYVSSDTSVAAVDAGGVISAVGAGSATITVTASKAGYNDATATVQVTVNTAAETDQVAPVWPTASALTATVAADGVSVALSWTAATDNIAVTGYKVYQNGTLITTVPVTGTSYTATGLTVNTQYTFRVTAGDAAGNWTGNGPSATVITTTPTTDTSPPYWPAGSGVTASGATHFGVNLSWTAAGDNVGVTGYRIYKNGTLIDTVSGTGYSATGLSANTMYTFRITAGDAAGNWSRSGVSVTVTTP, from the coding sequence ATGAGTAACAAAACATGGCGCATCCTGCTCACGGTAACGTTTATCATGGCCATGCTGTTCAGCGTCGGCATGGCGGCGCATGCCGATGAAAGCACGGTAGTGACTATCGGTAACGTCGTCGGCGGGCCTGGAACAGAGATCCAGGTTCCGGTTTATTTGAATAGTACGGGTAATGTGGCAGTAGGTCAATTTGACATGTACTATGACTCCGCCCTGTTAACCTACACGGGTTACAGCAGGGGGGATCTGGTGGCTTCCACCAGCCATAGTTTTATTGTCAGCAACCCGTCTACCGGTCCCAAGAGAACGAGAGTTATTATTTCAAGCAATCCCAAGGCAGCGATCCCGGCCGGTTCCGGCACCCTGATCATCCTGAGGTATCAGGTTGCGGCAGGCGCGCAGCCGGGTCAGAGTTGCGCCCTGCAACTAATCAACAATCCGCCCACATCCACCTTGAAACTAAATGACGTTAACAACGCGGTAATCCCCACCACCTGGTACGACGGGCAGTTTAGCGTGCCCGGCGGGGGCAGCATCACCCTGAGCGTGGACCCGGCCGCCGTCACCCTGAATGTCGGCGCCACCCGGGCCATCACTGCCACAGTTGACCCGAATGATGCCACCCTGAGCTACTCTTCCAGCAACGAAGCCGTGGCCGCCGTAGACACCACCGGCACAATCACCGCCTTGTCCCCGGGCGACGCCGACATCACCGTCACCGCCAGCAAGGCCGGTTACACCACGGCCACAGCCACCGTGGCGGTCACCGTAAACGCACCGGCCGACACCGAAGCACCCGCCTGGCCTGAAGGCAGCATCTTGACCGCCGCCGCCTCCGGCGGCAGCGTGGACTTGAGCTGGCCGGCGGCCACCGACAACGTGGGCGTCACCGGCTATCAGGTTTACCAAAACAGCGCCCTGGTAGATACCGTGTCCGGCGCCACCCGGAACTACAACGTCACCGGGTTGATCCCCGGCAGCTACACCTTCAGCGTCAAGGCCGTGGATGCAGCCACTAACACCAGTGCGGCCTTGGATGCCAACGCCAGCGTTGCGCTCGCCACCGACAAGACCCTGCAAATCTTCGGCACCGGTGTAAATCATGATGTAAACATAAACGCGACCGACTGGGCCGGTTTCACTCTCCAAGACCGGTACTATTCCTCTAACAACAGCTATAATTTCCACAAAATCGTCAAGACCAGAGGTTATAGTTTGTGGGATGTGATTGGTACTGATAATCTAAAAACCGACCAGGACTATGACGTTACCTTCATAGCTTCAGATGGTTTTAAGACAGTGAGAAAAGTCAGTCAGTTAAACGGCTATTTTTACTACCCGGATTTGTATACCGAGGCAAGTAAAGTAACCGTCGGTCCAATGCTTGATTTTTACAAGGCGGAGCTTGTATCTGTTCAAGCCAATCCCCTGACCGGGCCGGTCATCTGGTCGGACCGTGAACTTGCCGCCGGCGACGCTGATTCAGGCGCCGTACGGGTAGTCTTTGGCCAGGCCAATGCCAGCGACAAGAATGAATCCAGGTGGGCCAAATATGTGGTAAAAATCCTGGTGGGGCAGGATGCCGTCGCCCCCGCCTGGCCTGAAGGCAGCGCCCTGACCGCCGCCGCCTCCGGCACCAGCGTGGCCTTAAGCTGGCCAGCGGCCACCGACGATGTCGGGGTAACCGGATATAACGTCTACCAGGGTGAGACACTGCTGACTGAAACCCCGATCACCACCACCAGCTATAACGTCACCGGGCTGGCCCCCGGCAGCAGCTACACCTTCAGCGTCAAGGCCGTGGACGCCGCCGGCAACGCCAGCGCGCCATTGACCGCGGATGCAACCACCGCCCTGGGGGCCATCACCCTGAGCGCCAGCCCGGCCAGCGCCGCCCTGATTGCCGGTAACACCCAAGCAATCACCGCCACTGTTGACCCGGCCGACGCCAGCCTGAGCTATGTTTCCAGCGACACGAGCGTGGCTGCTGTTGACGCCGGCGGCGTGATTAGCGCGGTCGGAGCGGGCAGCGCCACCATCACCGTCACAGCCAGCAAGGCCGGCTACAACGATGCCACCGCCACCGTGCAGGTAACTGTGAATACTGCGGCGGAAACCGACCAGGTGGCTCCCGTCTGGCCAACAGCCAGCGCCTTGACCGCTACCGTCGCGGCTGACGGCGTCAGCGTGGCTCTAAGTTGGACCGCGGCCACCGATAACATCGCCGTGACCGGGTACAAAGTTTACCAGAACGGCACTCTAATTACCACTGTGCCTGTTACCGGGACCAGCTATACCGCCACCGGCCTGACTGTGAACACTCAGTACACCTTCCGGGTCACCGCCGGTGACGCCGCAGGCAACTGGACCGGCAACGGCCCCAGCGCCACCGTGATCACCACCACCCCGACCACCGACACATCTCCACCTTACTGGCCGGCCGGCAGCGGCGTGACCGCCTCCGGCGCCACCCACTTCGGGGTGAATCTGAGCTGGACCGCCGCCGGTGACAACGTGGGCGTAACCGGCTACCGGATCTATAAGAACGGCACCCTGATCGACACCGTGAGCGGCACCGGCTACAGCGCAACCGGCCTTAGCGCCAACACCATGTACACCTTCCGGATCACCGCCGGCGACGCCGCAGGCAACTGGAGCCGTAGCGGCGTTTCGGTAACCGTGACCACACCCTAA
- a CDS encoding response regulator transcription factor: MAVISVVIASDTGHQGEAIKKIIDKAPDVFKVLDVILFEKILEVVGDYQPEIIVCTLREWEENIDVLSEIKNVCPQTLVVMITEKEDPEVVLHALKAGVDSCLGSITPGYILRSLEMICRSGIMIFPRMLKPRIQRIADLSEYASKRIPEELTGREREIYSLLLKRYSNKEISQQLFISESTVKVHVRNILQKIGTKSRVSLIDN, from the coding sequence TTGGCGGTTATCAGCGTTGTAATAGCCAGTGACACAGGTCACCAAGGCGAAGCAATTAAAAAGATAATTGATAAGGCGCCTGACGTGTTTAAAGTGCTGGATGTGATATTATTCGAAAAAATCTTGGAAGTAGTGGGGGACTACCAGCCGGAAATCATTGTCTGTACTTTAAGGGAATGGGAAGAAAACATTGATGTGTTGAGCGAGATTAAAAATGTCTGCCCGCAGACTCTGGTGGTGATGATAACTGAGAAGGAAGATCCGGAAGTAGTCTTGCACGCCTTAAAAGCGGGTGTTGACTCCTGTCTTGGCTCAATTACGCCGGGGTACATACTGCGTAGCCTGGAAATGATTTGTCGCAGCGGGATTATGATCTTCCCCCGCATGCTCAAACCAAGAATACAAAGAATAGCCGACCTTTCGGAATATGCGTCAAAGAGGATACCCGAGGAACTGACCGGCAGGGAAAGAGAAATTTATAGTTTACTGCTGAAAAGGTATTCCAACAAAGAGATATCACAACAACTATTCATCAGTGAATCAACGGTAAAAGTACACGTGAGGAACATTCTGCAAAAAATCGGCACAAAAAGCAGGGTTAGCTTAATAGATAATTAA